A genomic segment from Streptosporangium roseum DSM 43021 encodes:
- the rsmA gene encoding 16S rRNA (adenine(1518)-N(6)/adenine(1519)-N(6))-dimethyltransferase RsmA produces the protein MSLLGPVEIRNLAEKLDIRPTKKLGQNFVIDGGTVRRIVRVAGLRPDDVVIEVGPGLGSLTLALLPEVRGVVAVEIDPVLAAQLPLTVAERAPEFAERLTVVLADAMRVLPEDLPEDLPTALVANLPYNVSVPVVLHLLETLPSLRTILIMVQSEVADRLAAAPGSKIYGIPSVKAAWYADVRRAGPVGRTVFWPVPNVDSGLVAMTRREPPSTRAAREDVFAVVDAAFAQRRKTLRAALASWAGTPAAAEQALRAAGIDPSERGEQLTVEDFARIAENRA, from the coding sequence ATGAGCCTTCTCGGTCCGGTGGAGATACGTAATTTGGCGGAGAAGCTGGATATCCGCCCCACGAAGAAGCTCGGCCAGAACTTCGTGATCGACGGCGGCACGGTCCGCCGGATCGTCCGGGTCGCCGGGTTGCGGCCGGACGACGTGGTCATCGAGGTCGGTCCCGGGCTGGGCTCGCTGACCCTGGCGCTGCTCCCCGAGGTCCGCGGCGTGGTGGCGGTGGAGATCGACCCGGTCCTGGCCGCGCAGCTCCCGCTGACCGTCGCCGAGCGCGCCCCGGAGTTCGCCGAGCGCCTCACCGTGGTGCTCGCCGACGCGATGCGGGTCCTCCCCGAGGACCTGCCGGAGGACCTGCCGACCGCGCTGGTCGCCAACCTGCCCTACAACGTGTCCGTCCCGGTGGTGCTCCACCTGCTGGAGACCCTGCCGTCCCTGCGGACCATCCTGATCATGGTCCAGTCCGAGGTCGCCGACCGGCTGGCCGCCGCGCCCGGATCGAAGATCTACGGCATCCCCTCGGTCAAGGCCGCCTGGTACGCCGACGTCCGCCGGGCCGGTCCCGTCGGTCGCACAGTCTTCTGGCCGGTCCCCAACGTCGACTCCGGCCTCGTCGCGATGACCCGCCGCGAGCCCCCCTCGACCAGGGCCGCCCGCGAGGACGTGTTCGCCGTCGTGGACGCCGCCTTCGCCCAGCGCCGCAAGACCCTGCGCGCCGCCCTGGCCTCTTGGGCCGGTACGCCCGCCGCCGCCGAGCAGGCGCTCCGCGCCGCCGGGATCGACCCCTCGGAACGTGGTGAACAGCTCACCGTGGAGGATTTCGCGCGGATCGCCGAGAATCGCGCGTAG
- the metG gene encoding methionine--tRNA ligase, with amino-acid sequence MSQHILTAVAWPYANGPRHIGHVSGFGVPSDMFSRYQRMVGNKVLMVSGTDEHGTPIQVQADKEGVSARELADRYNRVIVEDLQALGLSYDLFTRTTTDNHYAVVQEIFKGLYENGYIFPKTTMGAISPSTARTLPDRYIEGTCPICHYDSARGDQCDNCGNQLDPIQLINPVSKINGETPIFVETEHFMLDLPAFAEVLGSWLQSKQGEWRPNVLKFALNLLGDLQPRAMSRDLDWGVPIPLEGWSDQPNKRLYVWFDAVVGYLSASIEWARRSGDPDAWRQWWQSPDARGYYFMGKDNIVFHAEIWPALLLGYNGQGSRDGKPGALGTLNLPSEVVSSEFLTMEGRKFSSSRQVVIYVRDFLARYDADALRYYIAVAGPESQDTDFTWSEFLNRNNGELVAAWGNLVNRSISMAAKNFGVIPEAGELTDADRAMLERSRAAFAKAGAEFEASRFKNATNEAFEVIREANRYLAEQEPWKIKDNPERVKSILHVALQVVDDAKTLLTPVLPGSSNKIYAMLGGTGVWSGMPEIQEVTEEDGRSYPIITGSYEGAARWESTPIRPGTPLAPPTPLFTKLDPKIVEEELARLAG; translated from the coding sequence ATGTCCCAGCACATCCTGACCGCCGTCGCGTGGCCCTACGCCAACGGCCCCCGCCACATCGGACACGTCTCCGGATTCGGCGTGCCGTCCGACATGTTCAGCCGCTACCAGCGGATGGTGGGCAACAAGGTCCTGATGGTCAGCGGGACCGATGAGCACGGCACCCCGATCCAGGTGCAGGCCGACAAGGAGGGCGTGAGCGCCCGCGAGCTCGCCGACCGCTACAACCGGGTGATCGTCGAGGACCTCCAGGCACTCGGGCTCTCCTACGACCTGTTCACCCGGACCACGACGGACAACCACTACGCCGTGGTGCAGGAGATCTTCAAGGGTCTCTACGAGAACGGCTACATCTTCCCCAAGACCACGATGGGCGCGATCTCTCCGTCCACCGCCCGCACCCTGCCCGACCGCTACATCGAGGGCACCTGCCCGATCTGCCACTACGACAGCGCCCGCGGCGACCAGTGCGACAACTGCGGCAACCAGCTCGACCCGATCCAGCTGATCAACCCGGTCAGCAAGATCAACGGTGAGACGCCGATCTTCGTCGAGACCGAGCACTTCATGCTCGACCTGCCCGCGTTCGCCGAGGTGCTGGGGTCCTGGCTCCAGTCCAAGCAGGGCGAGTGGCGGCCCAACGTGCTGAAGTTCGCCCTCAACCTCCTGGGCGACCTGCAGCCGCGTGCGATGAGCCGCGACCTCGACTGGGGCGTGCCGATCCCGCTGGAGGGCTGGAGCGACCAGCCCAACAAGCGGCTCTACGTCTGGTTCGACGCCGTCGTCGGCTACCTCAGCGCCTCCATCGAGTGGGCCCGCCGCTCCGGCGATCCGGACGCCTGGCGGCAGTGGTGGCAGAGCCCCGACGCCCGTGGCTACTACTTCATGGGCAAGGACAACATCGTCTTCCACGCCGAGATCTGGCCGGCGCTGCTCCTCGGCTACAACGGCCAGGGCTCCCGGGACGGCAAGCCGGGCGCGCTGGGCACGCTGAACCTGCCGTCCGAGGTCGTCTCCAGCGAGTTCCTGACCATGGAGGGGCGCAAGTTCTCCTCCTCCCGCCAGGTCGTCATCTACGTGCGTGACTTCCTGGCCCGTTACGACGCCGACGCGCTGCGCTACTACATCGCGGTGGCCGGCCCGGAGAGCCAGGACACCGACTTCACCTGGTCGGAGTTCCTCAACCGCAACAACGGCGAGCTGGTGGCGGCCTGGGGCAACCTGGTCAACCGCTCGATCTCGATGGCCGCCAAGAACTTCGGCGTCATCCCCGAGGCGGGCGAGCTGACCGACGCCGACCGGGCGATGCTGGAGCGCAGCCGCGCGGCCTTCGCGAAGGCCGGCGCCGAGTTCGAGGCCTCCCGGTTCAAGAACGCCACGAACGAGGCGTTCGAGGTCATCCGCGAGGCCAACCGGTATCTCGCCGAGCAGGAGCCGTGGAAGATCAAGGACAACCCCGAGCGGGTGAAGTCCATCCTCCACGTGGCTCTCCAGGTCGTCGACGACGCCAAGACCCTGCTCACCCCGGTCCTGCCCGGCTCCTCCAACAAGATCTACGCGATGCTCGGCGGCACCGGCGTGTGGTCGGGAATGCCGGAGATCCAGGAGGTCACCGAGGAGGACGGCCGGTCCTACCCGATCATCACCGGCTCCTACGAGGGCGCCGCCCGCTGGGAGTCCACCCCGATCCGGCCCGGCACCCCGCTCGCCCCGCCGACCCCGCTGTTCACCAAGCTCGACCCGAAGATCGTCGAAGAGGAGCTCGCCCGCCTGGCCGGGTGA
- a CDS encoding FG-GAP-like repeat-containing protein yields MRLLTSLLVTAMLAVPPAAAGAASARSADCSGASASDFDGDGTDDAVVGDPFADHRGIAGAGAVHVLLGRGEGATVVSAPEPGAGDGFGWSVKLTHLDADRCADLLIGAPYADVSGLRDAGAVYAVYGGAGREAVRLVAPRPEREAHFGWSLASGGTLVAVGAPYEDADGVADAGAVHLFQTGALGQGRRISQDSEGVSGNSEAGDMFGWSVAIGRLGGVSGEQDLAVGAPYENDDGLGRQDGGGRSDSGSIAVLFDVRTAQSGYAGRKWDLHEIVDADAGDRFGYAMAYAEEGDVGYLAVSAPLGDGGRVKDSGLVHLFQASSTAEITPAGVFDQGAEGAAGEGYGFSLAFTGEGGARLAVGVPFDGPDQRGGVRLVPVRDPGQTRLVGRGGPGDRSGWSVGFSGNRLVVGAPDRNGSGAVALLGRNDSTGIPLAPGTGKVPALDGGGPADFGAAVG; encoded by the coding sequence ATGAGGCTTCTGACGTCCCTGCTGGTCACGGCCATGCTCGCGGTGCCGCCCGCCGCCGCCGGGGCCGCCTCCGCCCGCTCCGCCGACTGCTCGGGGGCGAGCGCGAGCGACTTCGACGGCGACGGCACGGACGACGCGGTGGTCGGCGACCCGTTCGCGGACCACCGCGGGATCGCCGGCGCCGGCGCCGTGCACGTGCTGCTCGGACGGGGCGAGGGCGCGACGGTCGTGAGCGCCCCCGAGCCCGGCGCGGGCGACGGCTTCGGATGGTCGGTGAAGCTGACCCACCTCGACGCCGACCGCTGCGCGGACCTGCTGATCGGCGCGCCGTACGCGGACGTTTCCGGGCTGCGGGACGCGGGAGCGGTCTACGCCGTGTACGGCGGAGCGGGACGCGAGGCGGTCCGCCTGGTCGCCCCCAGGCCGGAGCGCGAGGCCCACTTCGGCTGGTCCCTGGCCTCCGGTGGCACCCTGGTGGCGGTCGGCGCGCCGTACGAGGACGCCGACGGGGTGGCCGACGCGGGGGCGGTCCACCTGTTCCAGACCGGCGCGCTCGGCCAGGGCCGGCGGATCTCCCAGGACAGCGAGGGCGTCTCCGGCAACAGCGAGGCCGGCGACATGTTCGGCTGGTCGGTGGCGATCGGCAGGCTGGGCGGTGTCTCCGGCGAGCAGGACCTCGCGGTCGGCGCGCCGTACGAGAACGACGACGGGCTGGGGCGGCAGGACGGCGGCGGCAGGTCCGACTCGGGATCCATCGCCGTGCTCTTCGACGTGCGCACCGCCCAGAGCGGATACGCCGGCCGGAAATGGGACCTGCACGAGATCGTCGACGCGGACGCGGGTGACCGGTTCGGTTACGCGATGGCCTACGCCGAGGAGGGCGACGTGGGCTACCTGGCGGTGAGCGCGCCGCTCGGCGACGGCGGGCGGGTGAAGGACTCCGGGCTGGTCCACCTCTTCCAGGCGTCCAGCACGGCGGAGATCACCCCCGCGGGCGTCTTCGACCAGGGGGCGGAAGGCGCCGCCGGCGAGGGATACGGCTTCTCGCTGGCCTTCACCGGCGAGGGCGGCGCCCGGCTGGCCGTGGGAGTCCCGTTCGACGGGCCCGACCAGCGGGGCGGCGTACGGCTGGTGCCGGTGCGGGATCCGGGACAGACCCGGCTGGTCGGCCGGGGCGGCCCCGGTGACCGCTCCGGCTGGTCGGTGGGGTTCAGCGGGAACCGCCTGGTGGTCGGCGCGCCGGACCGGAACGGCTCGGGAGCGGTGGCGCTGCTGGGCCGCAACGACTCCACCGGGATCCCGCTCGCGCCGGGCACCGGCAAGGTGCCCGCCCTCGACGGCGGCGGCCCGGCCGACTTCGGCGCGGCGGTGGGCTGA
- a CDS encoding serine/threonine-protein kinase, protein MNQPGVEGLRPGDPEQVGGYRLLGRLGEGGMGTVYLALAPTGRPVAVKMVKAEFAVEDGFAARFHAEVRNARRVASFCTAQVLDNGNTEDGRPYMVTEYIAGTPLSRQIAQYGALEAGPLHGVALGVAAALAAIHVAGLVHRDLKPANVILSMSGPRVIDFGIARALDSTQGFTQSGEVLGSPGWWAPEQVRGLEITPAADVFAWGCLVAYAGNGRHPYGRGDLVTMATRLLNSPPDLGALPAPLDDLARRATAMDPYQRPTAQDLLLALVGGGIAAPAGPVAAPADPPTLIAGDMLSRSWRPPANVEPDSTQTLGALDVNAPSAPSAPDPLTAPSPVPAPAPPGTVQTPPPAPPGTAQAPPPPDTATAGRSPRRRWLLALPAVAAALAVTVAVLVNTGGEAKQGPTTGTTAGVTDVGRRIATGSLLDAPQLIISQAPRCGLTSYQGATPARGRFCAVRWTLLNTAGTAAAISRTPLILVDDRGAPHSPEPISTGLPGTLAPGGRADGVLVYDLPPVRKPLKLTGRVIEGGSEIEVRLS, encoded by the coding sequence GTGAACCAGCCCGGGGTCGAGGGGTTGCGCCCCGGCGATCCGGAGCAGGTCGGGGGTTACCGGCTGCTCGGCCGCCTCGGCGAGGGCGGCATGGGGACCGTCTATCTCGCGCTGGCCCCCACCGGCCGGCCGGTGGCGGTCAAGATGGTCAAGGCGGAGTTCGCGGTCGAGGACGGGTTCGCCGCGCGGTTCCACGCGGAGGTGCGCAACGCCCGGCGCGTGGCCTCGTTCTGCACCGCCCAGGTGCTCGACAACGGCAACACCGAGGACGGCCGGCCGTACATGGTCACCGAATACATCGCCGGCACGCCGCTGTCGCGCCAGATCGCCCAGTACGGCGCGCTCGAAGCCGGCCCCCTGCACGGGGTGGCCCTCGGGGTCGCCGCCGCGCTGGCCGCGATCCACGTCGCCGGACTGGTCCACCGCGACCTCAAGCCCGCCAACGTGATCCTGTCCATGTCCGGGCCCCGCGTGATCGACTTCGGCATCGCCCGCGCCCTGGACTCCACCCAGGGCTTCACCCAGTCGGGCGAGGTGCTCGGCAGCCCCGGCTGGTGGGCTCCCGAGCAGGTGCGCGGCCTGGAGATCACCCCGGCCGCCGACGTCTTCGCCTGGGGATGCCTGGTCGCCTACGCGGGCAACGGCCGTCACCCCTACGGCCGGGGCGACCTGGTCACCATGGCCACCCGGCTGCTCAACAGCCCGCCCGACCTGGGCGCGCTCCCCGCTCCGCTCGACGACCTCGCCCGCCGGGCCACCGCGATGGACCCCTACCAGCGGCCCACCGCCCAGGACCTGCTGCTCGCCCTGGTCGGCGGCGGGATCGCGGCACCGGCCGGGCCGGTCGCCGCCCCCGCGGATCCGCCCACCCTGATCGCCGGCGACATGCTCAGCCGGTCGTGGCGGCCCCCGGCCAACGTGGAGCCCGACTCCACCCAGACACTCGGCGCGCTGGACGTGAACGCCCCCTCGGCCCCCTCGGCCCCGGACCCGCTCACAGCCCCGTCCCCCGTCCCGGCTCCGGCCCCGCCGGGTACGGTCCAGACCCCGCCTCCGGCCCCGCCGGGTACGGCCCAGGCCCCGCCCCCGCCCGATACGGCCACCGCCGGGCGGTCGCCGCGCAGGCGCTGGCTGCTCGCCCTGCCGGCCGTGGCGGCGGCCCTGGCCGTCACGGTCGCCGTGCTGGTCAACACGGGCGGCGAGGCCAAGCAGGGACCGACGACCGGCACCACCGCCGGCGTCACCGACGTGGGCAGGCGGATCGCGACCGGCTCCCTCCTCGACGCCCCGCAGCTGATCATCTCCCAGGCCCCGCGGTGCGGCCTGACCTCCTACCAGGGCGCCACCCCGGCCCGCGGCCGGTTCTGCGCGGTCCGGTGGACCCTGCTCAACACCGCGGGGACCGCGGCGGCGATCAGCCGCACCCCGCTCATCCTGGTGGACGACCGCGGCGCGCCCCACAGCCCCGAGCCGATCTCGACGGGCCTGCCGGGCACCCTGGCCCCCGGCGGCAGGGCGGACGGGGTCCTGGTCTACGACCTGCCGCCGGTCCGCAAGCCGCTGAAGCTGACCGGCCGCGTGATCGAGGGCGGATCGGAGATCGAGGTGAGGCTGTCATGA
- a CDS encoding dolichyl-phosphate-mannose--protein mannosyltransferase produces MPGNVLWGWLGPLLVAGFGAILRFSGLGRPHAVVFDETFYVKDAFALITYGVERASHGKVEDPVADRMLVAGNTDIWVRCTPPEADPCPLYVAHPPLGKWMIGVGEQVFGMTPFGWRFAGALVGVVSILILARTARRMTRSTMLGCLAGFLLAIEGLHLVLSRTALLDIFLMFFVLAGFACLVVDRDRARGRLVDWYETSPLSEHGPWLGLRPWRIAAGLCLGAACAVKWSGIFFLVAFAVMSLVWDAGARRAVGLRRPYGGMFGKDLPTALTAMAAAPAIAYVASWSGWFASPLGWGRNWAQATSQGPAYFVFDSVRSWLNYHFQVLGYHTDLATPHGYQSEPWSWPLLLRPVAFFWETPKSGCGTDSCAQEVLGVGTPVIWYGGLAALIAMIAWYVATRDWRAGAVLLSYAAGWLPWFYWAIADNRTMYLFYAIPMVPFMILAIVLAAGLVIGKADAAPNRRAVGAAFAGAFMILALINFAWLHPVLVAEIIPHGQWWTRMLFSRWA; encoded by the coding sequence ATGCCGGGAAATGTCCTGTGGGGCTGGCTGGGTCCACTGCTGGTCGCCGGGTTCGGGGCGATCCTCCGGTTCTCCGGCCTGGGACGCCCGCACGCGGTCGTGTTCGACGAGACGTTCTACGTCAAGGACGCGTTCGCGCTGATCACCTACGGTGTGGAACGTGCCTCGCACGGCAAGGTCGAGGACCCGGTGGCCGACCGGATGCTCGTGGCCGGTAACACCGACATCTGGGTCAGGTGCACCCCGCCCGAGGCCGATCCCTGCCCGCTGTACGTGGCCCATCCGCCGCTGGGCAAGTGGATGATCGGTGTGGGCGAGCAGGTGTTCGGCATGACCCCGTTCGGCTGGCGGTTCGCCGGGGCGCTGGTCGGCGTGGTGTCGATCCTCATCCTGGCCAGGACGGCCCGCCGGATGACCCGCTCCACCATGCTGGGCTGCCTGGCCGGTTTCCTGCTGGCCATCGAGGGACTGCACCTGGTGCTGTCACGCACCGCGCTGCTGGACATCTTCCTGATGTTCTTCGTCCTGGCCGGGTTCGCCTGCCTGGTGGTCGACCGCGACCGGGCGCGCGGCCGCCTGGTCGACTGGTACGAGACCTCGCCGCTGAGCGAGCACGGCCCGTGGCTGGGACTGCGTCCCTGGCGGATCGCGGCCGGGCTCTGCCTGGGCGCGGCGTGCGCGGTCAAGTGGTCGGGGATCTTCTTCCTGGTGGCCTTCGCGGTCATGTCCCTGGTCTGGGACGCCGGGGCCCGTCGGGCGGTCGGGTTGCGCCGGCCGTACGGCGGCATGTTCGGCAAGGACCTGCCCACCGCCCTCACGGCCATGGCGGCGGCTCCGGCGATCGCCTACGTGGCCTCGTGGAGCGGTTGGTTCGCCTCACCGCTGGGCTGGGGGCGCAACTGGGCCCAGGCGACCTCGCAGGGACCCGCGTACTTCGTCTTCGACTCGGTCCGGTCGTGGCTGAACTACCACTTCCAGGTCCTCGGCTACCACACCGACCTGGCGACCCCGCACGGCTACCAGTCCGAGCCGTGGAGCTGGCCGCTGCTGCTGCGCCCCGTGGCGTTCTTCTGGGAGACGCCCAAGAGCGGGTGCGGGACGGACAGCTGTGCCCAGGAGGTGCTCGGGGTCGGCACCCCGGTCATCTGGTACGGCGGGCTGGCCGCGCTCATCGCGATGATCGCCTGGTACGTGGCCACCCGCGACTGGCGCGCCGGAGCCGTCCTGCTGAGCTACGCCGCCGGCTGGCTGCCCTGGTTCTACTGGGCCATCGCCGACAACCGGACCATGTATCTGTTCTACGCGATCCCCATGGTCCCCTTCATGATCCTGGCGATCGTGCTCGCCGCCGGCCTGGTCATCGGGAAGGCGGACGCCGCTCCCAACCGCCGGGCGGTCGGGGCCGCGTTCGCCGGGGCCTTCATGATCCTCGCCTTGATCAACTTCGCCTGGCTCCATCCGGTGCTCGTCGCCGAGATCATTCCGCACGGGCAGTGGTGGACGCGGATGCTTTTCTCGCGGTGGGCCTAG
- a CDS encoding glycosyltransferase, translating into MELTVVMPCLNEAETVETCVRKALACMREHGIDGEVLIADNGSTDGSQQLARDAGARVVHVDAKGYGNALMGGIRAARGRYVIMGDADDSYDFTALLPFVEQLRDGADLVMGNRFKGGIAPGAMPPLHRYLGNPVLSFIGRLFFPSAIGDFHCGLRGFRRDSILKLGLQTGGMEFASEMVVRSTLSGLDVREVPTTLSPDGRSRPPHLRSWRDGWRHLRFLMLYSPRWLFLIPGMVLMTLGLVAGAALTFGPVYIGKLAFDVDTLVGASAAMVIGFQAVLFAVFTKVYAAEEGFLPEDRRVRRLVDIVTLEKGLVVGGLLALAGLGGLVASLVHWQTRSFGTLIPSESLRLVVPSATALIMSFQTIFAALFVSILGIRRTRETPIDVAASAAEEAAEAVSRESTKA; encoded by the coding sequence GTGGAACTGACCGTGGTCATGCCTTGCTTGAATGAGGCGGAGACCGTGGAGACCTGCGTACGCAAGGCACTGGCCTGCATGCGGGAACACGGGATCGACGGAGAAGTGCTGATCGCCGACAACGGCAGCACCGACGGCTCGCAGCAGCTCGCGCGAGACGCCGGCGCCCGGGTCGTGCACGTGGACGCCAAGGGGTACGGCAACGCTCTCATGGGCGGCATCCGGGCCGCCCGGGGCCGGTACGTCATCATGGGCGACGCCGACGACTCCTATGACTTCACCGCGCTGCTGCCGTTCGTCGAGCAGCTGCGCGACGGCGCCGACCTGGTGATGGGCAACCGGTTCAAGGGCGGCATCGCGCCGGGCGCCATGCCCCCGCTCCACCGCTACCTCGGCAACCCGGTGCTCTCCTTCATCGGCCGCCTGTTCTTCCCCAGCGCCATCGGCGACTTCCACTGCGGGCTGCGCGGCTTCCGGCGCGACTCCATCCTCAAGCTGGGCCTGCAGACCGGCGGCATGGAGTTCGCCAGCGAGATGGTGGTGCGCTCGACGCTGTCCGGGCTGGACGTGCGCGAGGTGCCCACCACGCTGTCGCCCGACGGCCGCTCCCGGCCGCCGCACCTGCGCTCCTGGCGCGACGGCTGGCGCCACCTGCGCTTCCTCATGCTCTACAGCCCGCGCTGGCTGTTCCTCATCCCCGGCATGGTCCTGATGACCCTCGGCCTGGTCGCGGGCGCCGCCCTGACCTTCGGCCCGGTCTACATCGGCAAGCTCGCCTTCGACGTCGACACCCTGGTCGGCGCCTCCGCCGCGATGGTGATCGGCTTCCAGGCGGTGCTGTTCGCGGTGTTCACCAAGGTCTACGCGGCGGAGGAGGGCTTCCTGCCCGAGGACAGGCGGGTGCGCAGGCTCGTCGACATCGTGACCCTGGAGAAGGGCCTGGTCGTCGGCGGCCTGCTGGCGCTGGCCGGTCTCGGCGGTCTGGTCGCCTCGCTGGTCCACTGGCAGACGCGCAGCTTCGGCACGCTGATCCCGTCGGAGTCGCTGCGCCTGGTCGTGCCCTCGGCCACCGCGCTGATCATGAGCTTCCAGACCATCTTCGCGGCGCTGTTCGTCAGCATCCTCGGCATCCGCCGGACCAGGGAGACCCCCATCGACGTGGCCGCCTCGGCCGCCGAGGAGGCCGCCGAGGCCGTATCCCGGGAGAGCACCAAGGCCTGA
- the rsmI gene encoding 16S rRNA (cytidine(1402)-2'-O)-methyltransferase: protein MGEDGTVTDNGRLVLAGAPIGQVGDASPRLRGALEAADVVAAEDTRRLRRLAGELGAEIRGRVVSYYDANEAGRAAELLQALQDGKTVLIITDAGMPGVSDPGYRLTRLAVEAGITVTSLPGPSAVTTALAVSGLPSDRFCFEGFLPRKPGERARRLDALAGEERTMVFFEAPHRLQAGLAAMAEALGADRPAAVCRELTKTYEEVRRGGLGELAEWAAKGVKGEITVVVAGHVPENLPPVVEDLVAEVARREETGVPRKQAIVDVAKAAGIPKRDLYDAVHRG, encoded by the coding sequence ATGGGGGAGGATGGCACCGTGACGGACAACGGCAGGCTGGTGCTCGCGGGGGCTCCGATCGGGCAGGTGGGGGACGCCTCGCCCCGGTTGCGGGGGGCGTTGGAGGCCGCCGACGTGGTCGCGGCCGAGGACACCCGCCGCCTGCGCAGGCTGGCCGGCGAGCTGGGCGCGGAGATCAGGGGCAGGGTCGTCTCCTACTACGACGCCAACGAGGCCGGCCGGGCGGCCGAGCTCCTGCAGGCCCTCCAGGACGGCAAGACCGTCCTGATCATCACCGACGCGGGCATGCCCGGCGTCTCCGACCCCGGCTACCGCCTGACCCGTCTGGCCGTCGAGGCCGGGATCACGGTCACCTCGCTGCCCGGCCCGTCCGCGGTCACCACCGCGCTGGCCGTCTCCGGCCTGCCCAGTGACCGTTTCTGCTTCGAGGGCTTCCTGCCGCGCAAGCCCGGCGAGCGCGCCCGCAGGCTGGACGCCCTGGCCGGGGAGGAGCGCACGATGGTGTTCTTCGAGGCGCCGCACCGGCTGCAGGCCGGGCTGGCGGCGATGGCCGAGGCGCTCGGCGCCGACCGCCCCGCGGCGGTCTGCCGGGAGCTCACCAAGACCTACGAGGAGGTACGGCGGGGCGGCCTGGGCGAGCTGGCCGAATGGGCGGCCAAGGGCGTCAAGGGGGAGATCACCGTGGTCGTCGCCGGGCACGTCCCGGAGAACCTGCCGCCGGTCGTCGAGGACCTGGTCGCCGAGGTCGCCCGCCGCGAGGAGACGGGCGTGCCCAGGAAGCAGGCGATCGTCGACGTCGCCAAGGCGGCGGGGATCCCCAAGCGCGATCTCTACGACGCGGTCCATCGCGGCTGA
- a CDS encoding TatD family hydrolase, translating to MSTTKLPALPEPLAAEVFDSHCHLDIMVGNRQASSGDPVAQAAQAAQASIEGILREARSVGVTRLVTIGYDLPSSRWNAETAGLHADVYAGVAIHPNEAHASTPETLAEIEELARLPHVRAVGETGLDYYRDWASRDDQHASFRAHIEIAKRTGRALVIHDREAHDDVLRVLADQGAPDVVVFHSFSGDAEMAGRCAEAGYFMSFSGPVTYKNAGYLREAAAVVPKELMLVETDAPYLPPTPHRGKPNAPYLIPLTLRCLAEVKGMEPAGLAEAISANGETVFGAW from the coding sequence GTGAGCACGACGAAGCTTCCCGCCCTCCCCGAACCCCTGGCCGCCGAGGTGTTCGACAGCCACTGCCACCTGGACATCATGGTGGGCAACCGCCAGGCGTCCTCGGGAGACCCCGTCGCCCAGGCCGCCCAGGCGGCTCAGGCGAGCATCGAGGGGATTCTCCGGGAGGCCCGCTCGGTAGGGGTGACCAGGCTCGTCACGATCGGCTACGACCTGCCGTCCTCGCGCTGGAACGCCGAGACCGCCGGGCTCCACGCCGACGTCTACGCCGGGGTGGCGATCCATCCCAACGAGGCGCACGCCTCGACGCCGGAGACCCTCGCCGAGATCGAGGAGCTGGCCCGCCTCCCCCACGTCAGGGCGGTGGGGGAGACCGGGCTCGACTACTACCGTGACTGGGCGTCCAGGGACGACCAGCACGCCAGCTTCCGGGCGCACATCGAGATCGCCAAGCGGACCGGCAGAGCCCTGGTGATCCACGACCGCGAGGCCCACGACGACGTGCTGCGCGTCCTGGCCGACCAGGGCGCCCCGGACGTCGTGGTCTTCCACAGCTTCTCCGGCGACGCCGAGATGGCCGGCAGGTGCGCCGAGGCCGGCTACTTCATGTCCTTCTCCGGCCCGGTCACCTACAAGAACGCCGGCTACCTCCGCGAGGCCGCGGCGGTCGTGCCCAAGGAGCTGATGCTCGTCGAGACGGACGCGCCCTACCTCCCGCCGACCCCGCACCGGGGCAAGCCCAACGCGCCCTACCTCATCCCCCTCACGCTGCGCTGCCTGGCCGAGGTCAAGGGGATGGAGCCGGCCGGGCTCGCCGAGGCCATCAGCGCGAACGGGGAGACCGTCTTCGGCGCCTGGTGA